The genomic DNA GACGGGCGCCAGGGCAAAGTTGGACGGGCTTACACAGATTTTGCACTGACCGGTGCAAATCGAAGGTGCTATTTGCGCGCGACTTTATAGCGCAGGCAATCCTGATAGAAACTCTGGCGAATCGCCTCGGGCTTGAGCCGCGAACGGCTGTCGTAGGTCTGCTCGGTGATGCCCATGGCCATCATGCGCATCCACGACTTGCTGAACTTGAGGGTCTGGATCTTCTGCCGGGCGGCATACAGCGACACCCCCGACAGTTTGAGTTCCTGGGCCCTGGCGGCCGTACCGGCGCCCCAACTGCACATGTACTTGTCACCCTCGCGCAGCTCCCGTGCCTGCACGGCAGCCGCGCCGCCCGCCAATGAGCAGGCGATCAGCATGATTCCCACAGAGCGCATTTGCTTCCTCACCTAACCACCTGAAAATAAAAGTGATTCTGGCGAGATTTTTGTTACAAAGGGGCCATTAAATTGCCTTATCCGTGTGTGTCACCACTGATAAGTCGCACTCGCCTGCACCGTGCGCTGCGAGCCATACCAGCACCACGAGTAGGAGTAGCACGAAGCCACATATTCCTTGTTTGCCAGGTTGGTGGCATTCAGCGCCAGGCGCAGGTTGTCTTTGGGGTTGGCGATATTCGGGATGTCGTAGTGCACCGCCGCATCCACCAGCGTGTAGCCCGGCACTTTCAGGGTGTTGGCGGTATCACCCCAGGACGAGCCCACGTAACGTGCCCCTGCGCCCATGCCGAAGCCTTTGAGCTGGCCATCATGGAAGGTGTAATCCGCCCAGGCCGACGCGGTATGGCGCGGCACGCCGTAGGTGGTGGTGCCTTTGACCGGGATCGCCGGGCCGGTGCCGATGTCGCTGATCGGCGCATATTGCACGGTGCTGTTGGACTTGCTCGCACGGTTGTCCAGATAGGCATAGGCCGCCGTGATGTCGAGGTTATCGTTCAGGCTGGCCTTGCCTTCCAGCTCAAAGCCACGGGATTGCTGTTCGCCGTCCTGAATGCTGCAGCGCCCGTTGCCGCACAGGTGCGTCGGGTCCGGGTCCATGGTTGGCACGTTGCTCTGGCGCAGGTCGAAAATCGCTGCGGTGATAAAGCTGTTGCTGCCTGGCGGCTGATATTTGATGCCGATTTCATACTGTTTGCCCTCGGTCGGCTTGAACACCGAACCGCCGTAGCCGGTACCCGACTGCGGGTTGAACGACTCGGCATAACTGGCATACGGCGCCAGGCCGTTATCGAACAGATACACCAGCCCCACGCGGCCGGTGAAGGCCTTGCTGTCCAGCGAGGACTTGCTCTTGGCGCCGCTGCTGAGGGTTTTGGTGGTGCTGTCGGTGCTGGCCCAGTCATAACGGCCGCCGAGCAGCAGTACCCATTGGTCCCACTTCATCTGCTCCTGCAAATAGACACCGGTCTGCTCACTGCGTGAGGTGGCGTCAGTGCTGAAAGCAGGTGTGACGACCGGCGCGCCATAGACCGGGTCGAAGATATCCAGGGTCGGACCTTTGCCATAACCGGTCTTGGTGTCTGTGGTGATGTTCTGGTAATCGAGGCCCGTCAACAGCGTGTGCTGCAACGGCCCGGTGTCGAATTTGGCCTGCAGTTGGTTGTCGAGGGTATAGGCGTCCATATCGACATCAGCAGCGATGGTCGAACGGTTGGAGGTGCGGTAATCGGCCTGCAAGTTGCTGTTGTAAATGCTGCGATAGATACCTTCGGCGCGCATATAGCGGGCGTTCTGGCGCACGGTCCACACATCGTTGAAGTGGTGTTCGAAGGCGTAGCCCAATGAGTAATGTTCGCGGTCGCTTTTCTCGAAGCGCTTTTCGCCGTCGTAGAAATCCACGTCGATCTTATGCCCGGTGGGGCTGCGCAGCACCGAACCCCAGGCGGGCACCGAGCCGTAGGACGCGCCTTGAGGATCCTTCTGAAAATGCCCGAGCAGGGTCAGCGAGGTGGCATCGTCCGGTCGCCAGGTGAAGGCGCTGGACAGCGATTGGCGACGCGTTTCGGTGTGCTGAACCTGACCGTCGGCGTCATCGAAAAGGCCTGCCACTCGGTAGGAATAAATACCCTGATCGTCGATCGGGCCGCTCAGATCGAAGGTGGTGCGCTTCTTGTTGAAGGTGCCGTACTCCACGCCAATCTCATGAAAAGGCGTGTCCAGCGGTCGCTTGGTGACCATATTGATCACTCCGCTCGGCGTGCCCTGCCCGTAGAGCACCGAAGCCGGGCCGCGCAGCACTTCGACACGCTCCAGGTCGAACGCGTCCTTTTGCGGCGAAGCGTCTCGGCTGGACGGCAAGCGCAGGCCGTCAAGGTAAGTCGCGGGCGCGAAGCCGCGGATGGTCAACTGGTCGAGCCGCGAAGCCGTGGCGCCACGGGTTTCCGGGACCACGGCAGCGCTGTAACGCAGGATCTGGTTGAGGCTTTCGGCGTTTTGCGCGCGCATCTGGTCTTTGGTGACGATGGAAATCGACTGCGGCGTCTCGATCAGCGCGGTGTCGGTCTTGGTGCCCGACAAGCTACGCGTGGCCACATAGCCCACTACAGGGCCGGTGGGGCTTTCGCTTTGATACGCGCCGTTGATGGTCGTGGCCTGCAACTCCATGGCGCCACCGCTATCCGGAATGGGTTCCAGCCGGTAGCGATCAGCGGAAATCTTCAACGCCTGCAAGCCGCTGCCAGCCAACAGCCGAGTCAACGCCACGTCGGTGTCGAACTGCCCGCTCAACCCGTTGCTGTGCTTGCCCCGGGCCAAGCTCGCATCAAACGCCAGCACCAGCCCCGCCTGCTCGGCGAGGCTATTGAGCGCCTGGCTCAAGTCCCCGGCGGGAATCGAGAAACGGCGCACGGCACTGATGTTCTCTTCTGCAAAGGAAGACTCAACGGTGAGCAACGGCACGGCGGCAAAGGCGAACGCCACTGACAGGGCCAGTGGGTGCAAGGGACGAGCAAGGCGCGACATGGGAAATCCTGCGTAATAGAGGTTCTATTAACAGTGACGGCCCAGTCTGGAAATCGGGCAAGGATGAGAGTGGTTTTTATTTGTGCGGCTTTCTCGCAGTGAGTCGGGTCGCTTTCTTGTGTAGTCCGGCGGGCCAGCCGTTGGGCGCCAGGTTTAAGCCCACGCCACCACCAACAACCCCACCCCCAACAACAAACACAACGGCGAATAAAAATATGTATCCAGCCGCGCAAACCTCGACCCGCCCACTTTCTTGAAAAACCCCACCAACTCCGAATCCCCAATGGCCCTGGCAAACATCACCAGTGCAATCGCGCTGATCCCCCACTGCAGGGCCCCATGGGAAACCGGCGAGAAATACAGCCCGGCGCGCAAGCAGACGAGCAAGGCAATTGCGACCAACCCCAACGCCACCAGAAACGTGCCCAGTGCCGAAGGCTTGAACGCGGGTCTTGGGCCTCTGGCGAACTCGCCCGGTAATTGTGGAATGGCCGCCAGGCTGCCAAGCTTGCCGCCCGCCGCCCAGTACAAATGCACCATGCTGATGCAGGCAAACACCCCCACAATCCATCGCGCGATGACAAAGCTCATGGCTGACGCTCCCTGAAAATGTGCGAATGAGGATAGTCGCCCTGAGATTTTTTGTAGGCATTTCGTCGGCAGCTGATGGTAAAGTGCCGCCCCATGAAAATCGCCCGTGCCGACCGTTCGCTCATTGCCTGGATGCTTTATTGCTGCGTCCTGTTCAATGTATTCGCGTGCAGTATTGGCCATGGGCAGATGCTGGGGATGCAGCTCAATGGCATCGGTGGTCAGTTCTGTACCGTCGACCCGCGCACCCAGGCGCCCGCCTCGACCAACACCTCCGATGAAAACCTGCCGACCCTGGCCAAGGCCTTTGGTTGCCCGCTGTGTTCCACCGGCGGCATGGGCCCGGCGCTCAGTTCCAGCCTGAATGTGGCGGTGCTGCCACAACCCCATGCACCGCCTCCGGCGGTGGTGCTTGCCGCTGACATCCCTGCCCGTTTCACCTGGCCCACGGCCAACCCGCGCGCGCCTCCCGCTTTCGCCTGACTCTTCGCTTTCCGATCCGCACCGGCCTCCGTTCCCATTGAGGAACAGGGATGGCTGTGCGTTGTTTCAGCCAAGTTTTTCAGGATTCAACCATGAAACATTTACCCCTGTTGGCAGGCCTGTTCGGCTGCCTGCCCGTCTGCACCTGGGCGATTGAACTGGCCCCTACCACCATTGATGGCGAGCAAAGCGCCGAGCCCGGACTGACCCTGGATCAACCCAGCGGCATGGCGTCGCGCCTGGGCTTGAGCGTGCGGGAAACCCCGGCGTCAGTGGCCATCGCCACACGCAATGATATCGAGCGCCATGGCGCCAAGACCTTCCGCGATGCGGCCAACACCCTGCCTGGTGTCAACGCCAGCGCACCGCCGGGGTTTGGCGGTTTTGTGTCCTATCGCGGGTTTACCAGCAGCCAGATCACCCAGATGTTCAACGGTATCAACGTCGCCACGGGCCTGGCCCGGCCAGTGGATGCGTGGATTTACGACCGGGTTGAGCTGGTGGGCGGCCCCTCCTCCCTGATCAACGGCGCCGGTTCCGTAGGCGGCTCGCTGAACTACGTGACCAAACTGGCGACCCGTGAGGAACAGGCCGCCAAAGGCCAGCTCACCTATGGCAGCTACGACACGGCGGGCATGGCCTTTGGCCTGAATCACGCCCTGACCGAGCCGGGTGCCGATGTACAGCACTACGCGCGCCTGGACGTGAGCCGCAACACCAACCACAGCTACATCGACCGCGACCAGCGTGATGCCTGGAGTGTGGCGTTTTCCCTGCTCAGTGATTTGACGCCCGACCTGTCCCATACCCTGGCGCTGGAATATCAGGATGAACACGAGGACAGCCCCTACTGGGGCACGCCGGTCCTCAACCCCAAGGCCGGCGAGCTGAAGATCGACAGGCACAACCGCTTCAACAACTACAACGTCGCCGATGGCCGTTACGAACAACGCACCCTCTGGATGCGCTCGATCATCGACTACCGGATCAACGACAGCACCACGCTGAAAAACACGCTGTATCACCTGGACAGCCAGCGCGATTACCGCAACCTGGAGACTTACCAGTACAACGCGGACAACAGCGCGGTGAATCGCTCGACCGCCTACCAAGTACGCCATCAAGGTGAGCAGAACGGCAACCAGTTCGAGCTGCGTCACGACGACAGTTTCTTCGGCCTTTCGACGACCTGGTCCGGCGGCTTTGAATACAAGGTCAACAGCACCACCAACAACCCCTTGAATGTACCGGGCAACAGCACGGTGGATCCAAACAACTACAACCCCGGGCACTTCTATGACATTCCGGGCACTCGCCCGGGCTTCGTCAAGGACAAGACCAACGCCGTCACCACCAAAGCGCTGTTCGTAGAGAATCGCCTGGGCCTGACCGACAAATTGTCGCTGCTGACCGGCTTGCGCTATGACGCCATCGACCTGGATGTCACCAACCATCGCGTGGTTACGGTCACCAACCCGCGCCACTTCAAGCGCAGCTGGGAGCCGGTCACCGGTCGCGTGGGGCTGACCTACCAGTTCATTCCATCGGCCAATGTGTATGTGCAATACAGCACTGCCGCCGAGCAACCTTCGACCACGACGCAGGTGTTTGACGTGTCGACCGGCAAGCAGTGGGAGGTGGGCAGCAAGTTCGACTATCTGGACGGGCGTGGCTCGGCCACCGTCGCCGCCTACAGGATCGAACGCAAGGATTTTGCCGTCACCGACCCGCTGGACCCGAACAACAGCATTCCCGTAGGCGCGCAGACGTCGAAGGGCATTGAGCTGGCCAGTTCATTGCGCATCACGCCCACGTTATTGGCTGAAGGCAACTTCGCCTGGGTGGATGCCGAGTACGACGACTTCAACGAGAAAATCGCCAGCGGTGCCGTGGTTTCGCGCAAAGGCAACACGCCGACGAACGTGCCCAAGCGCGTGGGTAATCTGTGGCTGACCTACGATTTCGCCGAAGACTGGCAAGGCGGTGTGGACGCACGGTACGTGGCCGAGGTGTATGCCGACAACGCCAACACTCAGACGGTACCGGCCTACACGCTGTTCGGAACTTTCCTGCGCTACAAGGTGGACTCGCACACCTCGGTAACGGGGCGTGTGCGCAACTTGACGAATGAGGTGTATGCCGAGTTTGCGCATGTGTCGCCGGCTTACTACCTGGGGGCGCCGAGGACGTTTGAGGTGGCGGTGCAGACCCGGTTCTAAGGCTGGAATGCATAAAAATGTGGGAGCGGGCAAGCCCGCTCCCACACAAGCCAGCTCCCACATTCGGAGCTGCACTTGTATTCGAGGTTTAAGTTACTTCAAGCCCGCCTCAACCTTCTGCGCGACATCGTCCGTCAACCACGCCTTCCACACCTCGGGATGGTCCTTGAGAAAGGCCTGCGCAACTTCACGCGGCGGCGTGTGATTCTCGCTCATCGCCGCCAACGCCTTGTTCAGCGGATCAATCGGAAACTGCACCTTGGTAAAGAACGCGGCAATCTGCGGATGCTCTTGCTGGAACGGCGTCGACACACCAATGCTCAGCTTGGACGCCAGCGAACGTGTCGGCCTTGGGTTGGGGTTATCCGCATCGGTCAGGGTCTTCCAGGCATCGGCGTCAAACGGCGGCTCTTCCAGTTGGACCAACTTGTAACGGCCCATCA from Pseudomonas tolaasii NCPPB 2192 includes the following:
- a CDS encoding DUF2946 domain-containing protein — encoded protein: MKIARADRSLIAWMLYCCVLFNVFACSIGHGQMLGMQLNGIGGQFCTVDPRTQAPASTNTSDENLPTLAKAFGCPLCSTGGMGPALSSSLNVAVLPQPHAPPPAVVLAADIPARFTWPTANPRAPPAFA
- a CDS encoding TonB-dependent receptor, translated to MKHLPLLAGLFGCLPVCTWAIELAPTTIDGEQSAEPGLTLDQPSGMASRLGLSVRETPASVAIATRNDIERHGAKTFRDAANTLPGVNASAPPGFGGFVSYRGFTSSQITQMFNGINVATGLARPVDAWIYDRVELVGGPSSLINGAGSVGGSLNYVTKLATREEQAAKGQLTYGSYDTAGMAFGLNHALTEPGADVQHYARLDVSRNTNHSYIDRDQRDAWSVAFSLLSDLTPDLSHTLALEYQDEHEDSPYWGTPVLNPKAGELKIDRHNRFNNYNVADGRYEQRTLWMRSIIDYRINDSTTLKNTLYHLDSQRDYRNLETYQYNADNSAVNRSTAYQVRHQGEQNGNQFELRHDDSFFGLSTTWSGGFEYKVNSTTNNPLNVPGNSTVDPNNYNPGHFYDIPGTRPGFVKDKTNAVTTKALFVENRLGLTDKLSLLTGLRYDAIDLDVTNHRVVTVTNPRHFKRSWEPVTGRVGLTYQFIPSANVYVQYSTAAEQPSTTTQVFDVSTGKQWEVGSKFDYLDGRGSATVAAYRIERKDFAVTDPLDPNNSIPVGAQTSKGIELASSLRITPTLLAEGNFAWVDAEYDDFNEKIASGAVVSRKGNTPTNVPKRVGNLWLTYDFAEDWQGGVDARYVAEVYADNANTQTVPAYTLFGTFLRYKVDSHTSVTGRVRNLTNEVYAEFAHVSPAYYLGAPRTFEVAVQTRF
- a CDS encoding DUF3995 domain-containing protein produces the protein MSFVIARWIVGVFACISMVHLYWAAGGKLGSLAAIPQLPGEFARGPRPAFKPSALGTFLVALGLVAIALLVCLRAGLYFSPVSHGALQWGISAIALVMFARAIGDSELVGFFKKVGGSRFARLDTYFYSPLCLLLGVGLLVVAWA
- a CDS encoding TonB-dependent siderophore receptor; amino-acid sequence: MSRLARPLHPLALSVAFAFAAVPLLTVESSFAEENISAVRRFSIPAGDLSQALNSLAEQAGLVLAFDASLARGKHSNGLSGQFDTDVALTRLLAGSGLQALKISADRYRLEPIPDSGGAMELQATTINGAYQSESPTGPVVGYVATRSLSGTKTDTALIETPQSISIVTKDQMRAQNAESLNQILRYSAAVVPETRGATASRLDQLTIRGFAPATYLDGLRLPSSRDASPQKDAFDLERVEVLRGPASVLYGQGTPSGVINMVTKRPLDTPFHEIGVEYGTFNKKRTTFDLSGPIDDQGIYSYRVAGLFDDADGQVQHTETRRQSLSSAFTWRPDDATSLTLLGHFQKDPQGASYGSVPAWGSVLRSPTGHKIDVDFYDGEKRFEKSDREHYSLGYAFEHHFNDVWTVRQNARYMRAEGIYRSIYNSNLQADYRTSNRSTIAADVDMDAYTLDNQLQAKFDTGPLQHTLLTGLDYQNITTDTKTGYGKGPTLDIFDPVYGAPVVTPAFSTDATSRSEQTGVYLQEQMKWDQWVLLLGGRYDWASTDSTTKTLSSGAKSKSSLDSKAFTGRVGLVYLFDNGLAPYASYAESFNPQSGTGYGGSVFKPTEGKQYEIGIKYQPPGSNSFITAAIFDLRQSNVPTMDPDPTHLCGNGRCSIQDGEQQSRGFELEGKASLNDNLDITAAYAYLDNRASKSNSTVQYAPISDIGTGPAIPVKGTTTYGVPRHTASAWADYTFHDGQLKGFGMGAGARYVGSSWGDTANTLKVPGYTLVDAAVHYDIPNIANPKDNLRLALNATNLANKEYVASCYSYSWCWYGSQRTVQASATYQW